One region of Polaribacter pectinis genomic DNA includes:
- a CDS encoding META domain-containing protein, with translation MKNILLIFCTILMVSCGSNSENKKTKVDFLNTVEGTWTVSEIQNITKEELTKTQKTPIIKFEGEKVSGNNGCNNYFSSINTIDEKTIKFSMFGETKMMCAEMKISDAFSSLLSKIDTYSVAENTLNFFDSEGQKILVFTK, from the coding sequence ATGAAAAATATACTTTTAATTTTTTGTACAATTCTTATGGTTTCTTGTGGTTCAAATTCAGAAAATAAGAAAACCAAAGTAGACTTTTTAAATACTGTTGAAGGAACTTGGACTGTTTCTGAAATACAGAATATTACAAAAGAAGAACTTACCAAAACTCAAAAAACTCCTATTATTAAATTTGAAGGAGAAAAAGTTAGTGGTAATAATGGTTGTAATAACTACTTTTCATCCATAAATACTATTGATGAAAAAACCATCAAATTTTCAATGTTTGGTGAAACAAAAATGATGTGTGCAGAAATGAAAATTTCTGATGCTTTTAGTTCACTATTATCAAAAATAGATACCTATTCTGTTGCTGAAAATACGTTGAATTTCTTTGATTCTGAAGGACAAAAAATACTCGTTTTTACAAAATAA
- a CDS encoding Na+/H+ antiporter NhaC family protein, whose translation MEYGFLSVIPPIVAIILALKTKQVYIALLFGIWFSWLIIEGWNPLNGTLAMIEGMVDVFQDKGSTRTIMFSALVGALLIFIQFSRGVEGFINIINKKLVKYENKKSGYSKVMVQVLATFTGLLLFVETSISSLTVGTLYRPIFDKLGIPREKLAYIADSSSAPSSILIPFNAWGAFIMGLLLTQGIDKPFAVMISSIKYNFYPLLAIGILFFIILSRKDFGPMKKAEKRTKETGLLMNENSKPMVSDEVTSFPPKEGIPARAYNMVVPLATMVFMMPINLIYTGWAEVKEFSSTFDHIKQAIGAGSGSSSVLYAVITALLVAIIMYMIQGFLKPKEAVNLTLKGISELMPLALLMLLAFAIGNACKELETGVYVANATKEWLSPELLPAVVFVISSFIAFSTGTSWGTFAIMLAISVPMANIHGADLTIVVAATLGGGIFGDHCSPISDTSIISSMASASDHIDHVKTQLPYALVGGAITVILYLIIGFFG comes from the coding sequence ATGGAATATGGATTTCTTTCAGTAATACCACCAATTGTAGCCATTATTTTAGCACTAAAAACAAAGCAAGTTTATATCGCTTTGTTATTCGGAATTTGGTTTTCTTGGTTGATAATCGAAGGCTGGAATCCATTAAATGGAACTTTAGCCATGATTGAAGGAATGGTAGACGTTTTTCAAGACAAAGGAAGTACAAGAACAATTATGTTTAGTGCTTTGGTTGGTGCATTATTAATTTTTATTCAGTTTTCGAGAGGAGTAGAGGGTTTTATCAATATTATAAATAAAAAATTGGTAAAATATGAAAATAAGAAATCAGGTTATAGCAAAGTAATGGTTCAGGTTTTGGCAACTTTTACAGGACTTTTATTATTTGTAGAAACAAGTATTTCTTCTTTAACAGTTGGGACTTTATATCGTCCAATTTTCGATAAACTAGGAATTCCGCGTGAAAAACTCGCTTACATTGCAGACTCAAGTTCTGCACCTTCATCAATTTTAATTCCCTTCAATGCTTGGGGCGCATTTATTATGGGATTGTTACTAACTCAAGGAATTGACAAGCCTTTTGCAGTCATGATTTCTTCTATTAAATATAATTTTTATCCACTTTTAGCCATCGGAATTTTATTCTTTATCATTTTATCAAGAAAGGATTTTGGCCCAATGAAAAAAGCTGAAAAAAGAACAAAAGAAACAGGTTTATTAATGAACGAAAATTCCAAACCAATGGTTTCAGATGAGGTTACATCATTTCCGCCAAAAGAAGGAATTCCTGCAAGAGCGTATAATATGGTTGTGCCTTTAGCAACAATGGTTTTTATGATGCCAATAAATTTAATTTACACAGGTTGGGCTGAAGTCAAAGAATTCTCATCCACTTTCGATCATATAAAACAAGCAATTGGAGCAGGTTCAGGTTCATCATCTGTTTTATATGCTGTAATTACAGCACTTTTAGTGGCAATTATTATGTATATGATTCAAGGTTTTTTAAAGCCTAAAGAAGCTGTAAACTTAACCTTAAAAGGAATTAGCGAATTAATGCCTTTGGCTTTATTAATGTTATTAGCATTCGCAATTGGAAACGCTTGTAAAGAATTAGAAACTGGAGTTTATGTTGCTAATGCAACCAAAGAATGGTTATCGCCAGAATTATTACCGGCTGTTGTTTTTGTAATTAGTTCGTTTATAGCCTTTTCTACAGGAACTTCTTGGGGAACTTTTGCTATTATGTTGGCTATTTCTGTTCCAATGGCAAATATTCATGGCGCAGATTTAACAATTGTTGTTGCAGCAACTTTAGGAGGCGGAATTTTTGGAGATCATTGTTCACCAATTTCAGACACTTCTATAATATCTTCTATGGCTTCTGCTAGCGATCATATAGATCATGTAAAAACACAATTGCCTTATGCTTTGGTTGGTGGTGCAATTACTGTTATTTTGTATTTGATTATTGGGTTTTTTGGCTAA
- a CDS encoding pyridoxamine 5'-phosphate oxidase family protein, translating to MSKFYTKLTSRVQKFMEAQKMFFVATAPNEGRINLSPKGMDSIRVVDENRILWLNLTGSGNETAAHILENNKITMMFCSFEGTPNILRIYGKGKAIHPKDKEWEDAIKLFPNIPGARQVFDITVESAQDSCGMSIPFYEYKGERNQLNDWAESQGKEKIAQYWEDKNQTSIDGKPTDILG from the coding sequence ATGTCTAAATTTTACACAAAACTTACTTCCAGAGTTCAGAAATTTATGGAAGCTCAAAAAATGTTTTTTGTTGCTACTGCTCCAAATGAAGGAAGAATAAATTTATCTCCAAAAGGAATGGATTCTATTCGAGTTGTAGATGAAAACCGAATTCTTTGGTTGAATTTAACTGGAAGTGGAAACGAAACTGCTGCTCATATTTTAGAAAATAATAAAATTACCATGATGTTTTGTTCTTTTGAAGGTACCCCAAATATTCTTCGAATTTATGGAAAAGGAAAAGCGATTCATCCTAAAGATAAAGAATGGGAAGATGCTATTAAGTTATTTCCAAATATACCAGGTGCAAGACAAGTTTTTGATATTACTGTTGAAAGCGCACAAGATTCTTGTGGAATGTCTATTCCTTTTTATGAATATAAAGGGGAAAGAAATCAATTAAATGATTGGGCAGAAAGCCAAGGAAAAGAAAAAATAGCACAGTACTGGGAAGATAAAAACCAAACTAGTATTGATGGAAAACCCACTGATATTTTAGGTTAG
- a CDS encoding TerB family tellurite resistance protein has product MSISDLYFNGEHKKEIGHFANIVKIAKADGKISDGERALLLKTANRLNISLEEFTVILNNPEKFPINPPVSYDERIERLYRLTKMVLASGEVHLKEQKLFEKIAIGLHFHNDRAEKVCVEAIELVIKNIDLDDFILAIKKVDSI; this is encoded by the coding sequence ATGTCAATATCAGATTTATATTTTAACGGAGAACATAAAAAAGAAATCGGACACTTTGCAAACATTGTAAAAATAGCAAAAGCCGATGGAAAAATTAGCGACGGCGAAAGAGCCTTGTTGCTTAAGACTGCAAATAGACTTAATATAAGTTTAGAAGAATTTACAGTTATTTTAAATAACCCAGAAAAATTTCCAATAAACCCACCAGTTAGTTACGACGAAAGAATAGAGCGTTTATATCGTTTAACCAAAATGGTTTTGGCTAGTGGAGAAGTGCATTTAAAAGAGCAAAAGTTGTTTGAAAAAATCGCTATTGGTTTACATTTTCATAACGATAGAGCAGAAAAGGTTTGTGTAGAAGCTATAGAATTAGTGATAAAAAATATTGATTTAGACGATTTTATTCTTGCAATTAAAAAAGTAGATAGTATTTAG
- a CDS encoding S8 family serine peptidase, which translates to MNYKYLKISLLFLLFISVSITAQTPKEKQDITREYDLSKLKNLKEKFQKKFSEEKNRAILLATQRGWKIKYTENGTYYELMRISEEGKPLYYKTDNVDAAVSTRANFLHKDGGLGLDLEGQGMTAYVWDGGLARTTHQEYDGDGGENRFSIGDGTTELNFHAAHVMGTIISSGFEPAAKGMAPKAKGIGNDWDNDIAETTAAAAEGMLLSNHSYGFNADNIPDWTFGAYGEAAREWDEVMYNAPYYLTVFSAGNDGGNNSANAEPLEGNSSFDKINTNKTSKNSMVVANGQDATINADGTLSNVVRNSGSSEGPMDDLRIKPDIMGNGTGLYSSYESSDDAYSTITGTSMAAPNVTGSLLLLQQHHKESYGNFMRAATLKGLALHTADDTDIAGPDPHTGWGLMNTKVAAETITKNGFESWISEEVLSNGGTYSITVKSDGFNPLLASISWTDKPGEISDGTANNPKAALVNDLDIRVTQGSNEYKPWRLTGVYSNEKGDNLVDPYERVDIDNPSGEYTITVTHKGTLAEDQRFSLIVTGISGEFTFLADSSEKGLCSENDAVFNFEYRQAVAGTTDFTLSGVPAGMTTAFSNQSLSANGNFTITFGNLENVPAGPYDIEVIGDNGNETQKRTIRLTVYHPSFSDNPSELEYPANGEKGISFTKIELRWKNNLNANNYKVEVSDSPSFTNIAYTGDVKSTTFGIEGLQSGTVYYWRIKPKNDCGIGEFSSIFSFQTGSEDCTNVYSATDFTNASAMPFTTNQTFYVPIEVTDDLLINDIKVTVDITHSEVQDLTLVVKEPIANGTKQATLLSKVCDDTDDISNVTFDDDAAELVCGSEKPAVSGMVKPEQPLKGFGGLMSKGTWLFEVNDFDLFDGGQINSASITICASVEITSIPSLTSSIIKLDANSTYTITNANMEATSASETAEQQIFTLVEQPIKGQLQREGITLNAGDTFTQADISSNKITFVNSQSTSFADQFRVDVTNAANGWLANQIIIIEEKTLTINEFSLDNVSFWPNPTKDVLNIKLNNATSDNVVITLFDLQGRKVITTLDKPSNLIFTKEINTKNVSSGVYLLSISQGNKKATKKIIITK; encoded by the coding sequence ATGAACTACAAATACCTTAAAATCTCCCTACTTTTTTTACTTTTTATTTCTGTTTCAATTACAGCACAAACACCAAAAGAAAAACAGGATATAACTAGGGAATATGATTTATCGAAATTAAAAAATCTTAAAGAAAAGTTTCAAAAAAAGTTTTCAGAAGAAAAAAACAGAGCAATTTTACTCGCTACTCAAAGAGGTTGGAAAATTAAATATACAGAAAATGGGACTTATTACGAGTTAATGAGAATTTCTGAAGAAGGAAAACCATTATATTATAAAACAGACAATGTAGATGCCGCTGTTTCTACTAGAGCAAACTTTTTACATAAAGATGGTGGTCTTGGATTAGATTTAGAAGGTCAAGGAATGACTGCTTACGTTTGGGATGGTGGTTTAGCAAGAACTACTCATCAAGAGTATGATGGAGATGGAGGAGAAAATAGATTTTCTATTGGAGATGGAACTACAGAGTTAAACTTCCATGCAGCACATGTTATGGGAACTATAATATCTTCTGGTTTTGAACCAGCTGCAAAAGGTATGGCACCAAAAGCAAAAGGTATTGGAAATGATTGGGATAATGATATCGCCGAAACAACAGCTGCAGCTGCAGAAGGAATGCTTCTTTCTAATCATTCTTATGGTTTTAATGCAGATAATATTCCAGATTGGACATTTGGTGCGTATGGAGAAGCTGCTAGAGAATGGGATGAAGTAATGTATAATGCACCTTATTACTTAACAGTATTTTCTGCTGGTAATGATGGTGGAAATAATTCTGCAAATGCAGAACCATTAGAAGGTAATAGTTCTTTTGATAAAATAAACACAAATAAAACTTCTAAAAATTCAATGGTTGTTGCAAACGGACAAGACGCAACAATTAATGCAGATGGTACTTTATCTAATGTGGTTAGAAACTCTGGAAGTTCAGAAGGACCAATGGACGATTTAAGAATTAAACCAGATATTATGGGGAATGGAACAGGTTTATATTCCTCTTATGAATCTTCAGATGATGCTTATAGTACTATTACAGGTACTTCTATGGCTGCTCCTAATGTAACAGGTTCTTTGTTATTATTACAACAACATCACAAAGAATCTTATGGTAACTTTATGAGAGCCGCTACTTTAAAAGGATTGGCATTACATACTGCAGACGATACAGATATTGCTGGACCAGACCCACATACAGGTTGGGGTTTAATGAATACAAAAGTTGCAGCAGAAACAATAACTAAAAATGGTTTTGAGTCTTGGATTTCTGAAGAAGTTTTATCTAATGGAGGCACCTACTCAATTACTGTAAAGTCAGATGGTTTTAACCCATTATTAGCATCTATTTCTTGGACAGACAAGCCAGGAGAAATAAGTGATGGAACTGCAAATAACCCAAAAGCTGCATTAGTTAATGATTTAGATATAAGAGTTACACAAGGCTCTAATGAATATAAACCTTGGAGATTAACAGGTGTTTATAGTAATGAAAAAGGAGATAATTTAGTAGATCCTTACGAAAGAGTAGATATTGATAATCCTTCAGGAGAATATACAATTACAGTTACTCATAAAGGAACTTTGGCAGAAGATCAAAGATTTTCTTTAATTGTAACTGGTATTTCTGGTGAATTTACATTTTTAGCAGATTCGTCAGAAAAAGGATTGTGTTCAGAAAATGATGCGGTTTTTAATTTTGAATATAGACAAGCAGTTGCTGGAACAACAGACTTTACTTTATCTGGTGTGCCAGCAGGAATGACAACAGCATTCTCTAACCAGTCTTTAAGTGCTAATGGAAACTTTACAATTACTTTTGGTAATTTAGAAAATGTGCCTGCAGGACCATATGATATTGAAGTTATTGGAGATAACGGAAATGAAACTCAAAAAAGAACTATAAGATTAACAGTATATCATCCAAGTTTTTCAGATAATCCATCAGAGTTAGAATATCCAGCTAATGGAGAAAAAGGGATTTCTTTTACAAAAATTGAATTACGTTGGAAAAATAATTTAAACGCAAACAACTATAAAGTAGAAGTATCAGATTCACCATCTTTTACTAACATTGCTTATACTGGCGATGTTAAAAGTACTACTTTTGGCATTGAAGGATTGCAAAGTGGTACTGTTTATTATTGGAGAATAAAACCTAAAAACGATTGTGGAATAGGAGAATTTTCATCAATATTTAGTTTTCAAACAGGTTCTGAAGATTGTACAAATGTGTACTCTGCAACAGACTTTACAAATGCTTCTGCAATGCCTTTTACTACAAATCAAACTTTTTATGTACCAATAGAAGTTACAGATGATTTACTAATTAATGACATTAAAGTTACAGTAGACATTACACATTCAGAGGTTCAAGATTTAACATTAGTTGTAAAAGAGCCAATTGCAAATGGTACAAAACAAGCAACGCTATTATCTAAAGTATGTGATGATACAGATGATATTTCTAACGTAACTTTTGATGACGATGCAGCCGAATTAGTATGTGGATCAGAAAAACCTGCTGTTTCAGGAATGGTAAAACCAGAACAACCTTTAAAAGGTTTTGGAGGATTAATGTCTAAAGGAACTTGGCTTTTTGAAGTAAATGATTTTGATTTATTTGATGGAGGACAAATTAACTCTGCTTCAATTACTATTTGTGCATCTGTAGAAATTACAAGTATTCCTTCTCTTACATCTTCTATAATTAAATTAGATGCAAATTCTACATACACAATAACAAATGCTAATATGGAAGCAACTTCTGCTTCAGAAACAGCAGAACAGCAAATATTTACACTTGTAGAACAACCAATTAAAGGGCAACTTCAAAGAGAAGGAATAACTTTAAACGCTGGCGACACTTTTACACAAGCAGATATTTCTTCTAATAAAATAACATTTGTAAACTCGCAATCTACTTCTTTTGCAGACCAATTTAGAGTAGATGTTACAAATGCTGCAAATGGATGGTTGGCAAATCAAATAATTATAATAGAAGAAAAAACATTAACAATTAATGAGTTTTCTTTAGATAACGTTTCTTTTTGGCCAAATCCAACCAAAGATGTTTTAAATATTAAGTTGAATAACGCTACATCTGATAACGTTGTTATAACCTTATTCGATCTGCAAGGAAGAAAAGTAATTACTACTTTAGACAAACCATCAAACTTAATTTTCACTAAAGAAATTAACACTAAAAACGTTTCTTCTGGGGTGTATTTATTAAGTATATCACAAGGAAATAAGAAAGCAACTAAAAAGATTATTATTACTAAATAA